Below is a genomic region from Raphanus sativus cultivar WK10039 chromosome 4, ASM80110v3, whole genome shotgun sequence.
AATATAAtggttttaataaaaataattaaacaaagacttttttttctatatacatAGTTGAATCATTTTCAGtgtatgaaaaaatattaaaaacacatCAAATTATTTCCAATTTTATTTAACCAATAATTTAGagaaagaattttaaaatctgaattAATCTTTCAAAACATCTACTTTAAATCCGAAacgatttttattaaaacattataCACATCTAAACACAGAATAAACTTTGTGATCGTCAAACAATTGATGTAGAAAAGAAATCTtcaaatagttatatatatatatatatatataactcggTGTTGTACCCGCATATGCGGGCactatttttttatgaatatttattattttatgtacttATTAATTCACATGATAAgatatattttcgaaaaatttaaatcaaacatcTAGTTATTTACATTTGAGAAAGTTTATCttgatttttaacttttataatagatTGTAGAtaataacacaatatatataagaattatcttatttttgaaatatatttttgttgataacataatatataaatcaaatatatttaatataaaattcatttttaattataaaataaattatatgtaaaaattcATTAAGTGTATCATTGACTTTGACCACTccaacttttaacgtgagagtttTGCTGTGAAATACTTCGCATATAAtaataacacaatatatatataaattatctttgttcaaaaaaatgaattatcttgtttttagaatatatttttatcaattatctaacataatatataaatcaaatatatttaatataaattcgtttttcttataaaataaattatatttaaaaattcattaagggtatcgtTCTATatcttttttaacttttataacaaaaataattattttaagataacaacacaatatatttttaacaattatctaacatatataaatcaaatatatttaatataaattttgtttttcttatcaaataaattgtatttaaaaattcattaaggatatcgttctatatcttattttttaatttttataatagaaataattattttaagataacaacacaatatataaaaattatcttattttttaaaaaataatttgattaatataaatttgtttttaattatatatacaaattcattaagggtaacaTCGATATcctagtaattaaaattaaatattattaagttttaaagTTAGATATTATTACTTTGTACTGGAATTTCTTTTTAGAACTAAAAACATCTATTAAGTTTCCCAACTTTCTCATTAATTTTATGTCCTTCAATTTTACCTATTAATTAGAGGGCGAACCAACAGTTTAACCAGAACGCAAGTAGAAATAAATGAACAAGTGTtgttatctatactattatttacgaagtgatttttcgTAACGGAGCTCTCCCGTTAAAAATTAGAGTGGTTGATATCGATaatacccttaataaataaaaaatataattaagctaaaaataaaaacgaaaattaatttattcgATTAggtaattgattaaaattaatagtagtaagatttatccaaaaactaaaaatattttaaaatataaatataattcctatatgtatgttgtgttgttatcttaatttttttttaaatataaagttgaaaagataaagtatataactaaataattttatataattgaaaaataatattaagtgagttttaagatttatttctatataataaatatgtgtacaaagaaatttacaaaaaaatataatcaatatgtaaaaaatttcaaacgaaataaattaataatttattatcatagtcttttagttagtaacacatatattaatgactaattgtaaaatatttaggaattatgatttaatataataaaacccaaacataaaaacgaatttaagttttatgaaatcagataactcattaaaactgatataataaaaatatttttaaaaataaaaaaaaataattcatatacatattttgttaaaaataaactgatgtaacaaatatattttattaaaataaaaaaatattgaataaaaattaatatttagttagttattaaatataaaatttatagtatatctgtttataatttttgtaaactattaAGTCTGCATGTACGGGTAAAACACCTAGTTAGGTTTGAATTCAACAACCACTTTCTATGATTTGATATCGTATGATTCAGTACGTgttaactagttttttttttttttgaaaagtacgTGTTAACTAGTTTCCATCCACTTTCTTTTGCTACCTTTATGCATCATTACTGCCACGCGTTTTTTCTTCTAAACAACACAACACGTTCTCAACAATCAATCATATTCATACCATACCATTTTCTCAAGTTATATTTATACCCCCAAGTGAAGGCTGTACATTGTATTATTCTATGTACAACCACTCtctttttaatctttatatttttttaaaaggtgcCTTCCATTGTTTTGTAAGAGAGTATCCTAAAGGCTCATCCAGTATGAGCTTCAGTTGATGTTATGAATCTGCGTGACTGTAGGCGAAGACATGCTGGTTAAGCAGTTCAAAAGAGTGCCTTCccatccaaaatattttctagatGGACCACCGGTGAGACAAAGAATATTTTGGAGACGCAAAATATGTTTAGGTCACATCATCTCGAAATGCTGGTTAAGCAGTTCAAAACAGTGCCTTCCCATCCGCTTCTTTTTACCAAATCCTATCAAAAAGATAGCATCATGATAAGAAGGAAAGCTTCATAAATGAATTACAGTAGATTATGACAACCAACATGGAGTATTATGACAGCATTGGGATTCTTTTTGAGTTTAACAATCACTCCTAAGAACATGTGCAATGGGGTATGATAAACCCaatccttaaaaaaaaatattaaaatattatattttttggtttctaTGTCGGATCATAGCTAAGAAATATGAAATTAAGAACTGATCCAAAATGAGTTTTGTTATTGTGTCGCGGCTCCACGACACGTGGTGGCCCAcgattaattaattttttttttaattaaacgaaaaaataataataaaatttttttgAAGGATTCCACAAACGGATTTACCGTTGTATATGCTCTAACTTCCCCTCGAACTCCACCATTATTTCAGCATTAAAGGAATACAATATTATATTCCCATCAGAATCAACCAATCTTCTCTAAACCTTGAGCTCTGTATCAAACCACAACCACTCGATTTAAAACAAGCATACAACACATTCTCTACCAGACCATAGGTAACCTAATTCAAAAAATGTTCAATGCAGGTATTTAAACTCGAAAACCCGACTTTACTTATGTTTTAGTTACAAAGTAGTTACAAATCAGGtattttaaaactcaaaaaccGATTGAGACTCGAACCCGAAAATACATTGAGTTATACCgattctttgaagatttacctAACATGACCCGAACCTGATAGAACTGTCCCGaaccaaaatttcaaataatccgaatgaggctgattttgataaacccgaaaAACTAAAATCTGTGTATTTCAACATACATGTCTCCCCTATGTATTTCACATAACAGCTTGTGCGCATGAAAAAGTAGTTTAGTATGTTAGATCATATGATGAGTGGATCAATCCGACAAAACTAAACAATGGCTTAAAGTAATGACATGCGGGGATGTGGCCACAATATCAAACCTCTCGATCTTCCCACGAATCTCATCTCCTACCCTATCCAATGCAATCATTTTACACCTAATCTCCGTCTTCATCACATCAGTTAAAATCCGTGTCCAGAAAACCGCTAACTTCCCCTCGTACTCGGCCATTTTTTCAgcattttttaaagaaaaaaatgataccTTCCCATCAGAATCAACCAATCTTCTCCAAACCTTGAGCTTTGTGTCAAACCACATTAAACCACTCGACTTAAAACAAGCATACAACACATTCTCCACCACACACATGCAGTTCATGTTATCACTTAGCCTCTCCGTCGCCTCATTGCTTATACCTTCTCTCGGGGTATACGCACTGATCCTCCCATGTCGTGAGTCCACCATGTAAACTTTGCGCTCCATCGACGCACTAAACCGCGACCCGCATCGCACTTTCTCCTCGCCTGCGAACTCCCAGGTTTGTGTTTCCGGATCGAATACTTCCACTTGGCTCTCTACACCACTTCCTCCAATCACGTATATCTTCCCATCGACCACTCCCATCGCTTCGTCACGTGCCCACCTAGCAACTTTCATGCATGGACCCTTCCGTAGTAGAGTAACGGATCGAGTATCAAGGACCCAAAAGTTCTTGGAGGGAAGAGGAGATCCGTGATCAGGGAAATAGATCATTGATCCCACCGAGACGGCATAAGAAGAGAACTTAGCGAAACAAGGAGAGGTCAGGAGACCCGCCGCCAGTGAACAAGATCTATGTTCCACCTGATAGTCATCATCATGAGTAGTGATCTTCTCATCACCCCGACGCAAAGTGATATAGTGACATCTTTCGGTGTCTTGGTGGCGGTGATAATAGAAGAGATAGACGGACTTCTTGGGGAGAAGAGATCGCAGACGGCAGAGCTCGGGGGAACGCACGAGTGACCTTAGGGTTTTGGAGACGCAAGAGATGTTTAGGTCATCGCATCTCGGAACGCGGGTTAAGCAGTTCAAAACGATATCGTCAGGCAAGGAAGAGAAACATGAGGATGGCTGATAATTATCTCCTTGTGGTGTCTTCTCGGAGCTGGAGGCCGCTGGAATTGACATGGTGTCTAGCATCgatatgaaaaaaaagaagaagagaattgACCATAAATAACCTAATAAGACCTTTTCTGTTTATAAAGTACTTGTGGTTAAACGTAAGATGATGTGTTCGCATATTTTAACGGGTCAAAAAATTgtgtaattttttgtttatttaataaaaacactataaatttaacttttaacccactgatatattatttaatactctttccattttaaatttatttttacgaagagtaaatttctaaaatttttaacaaatatatattcaataaacaacattaattttttgaaatttacaaattttcattaaataatacactgtaaaaataaaaaagtatatattttcgAAACATCTTTTCGAAAATATGGATATTTCTGAAACTAAGGgagtttataattattaatctaCGGTTAATCTATACAAATCAAGTTTTCACCTCTTTAAAAACTACAACCAAAATTCTATTTCAATAAAATCTCCCGctagagcaaaaaaaaaatcacagctTTATTTCTAAAGCAAAATCTTAACAAAAAACTTCTCTTTGGCGTATTATTAAAACCTAATTAAAAGTTACATATCAACTAAATGTGGTGCGAGGGAGGGAAACTGGCCGCGCTCGCAGATGggcctttttttcttcttataaaacagaactagattttgacccgcgcttcgaaagcgcgggtattatttttcagttttatgaaatatattatttttttgtagttattgaatgtatttatcatagtgaaattttctttataataaattcgacacatagagtgtctctggtaaactatatgtttctctcgttttgttttattctctctccaatcaacatatttatttgacttgttgttaaaaataaatgattttaagacGAAActatacaatacttttacattgatattttgtttaaacaatgtgacatatttttatattaattaaatatttacattgtaatttaaactaaattttgacccgcacgcccgtgcgggtgtatatttcaaaccgatttatatgttaagtttagatattctgacatatgttattcagatttatatacaatatattattttatttatagattttaagaaattcaaaatatataatgaattttaaaaaataatttaaatgagttatccgaacccgaagtgaacccgcaaagatccgaatataattcgaaataaaatttagaaatatctgaatggagctGAATTCTTCGACCTccgaaacccaaaacccaagcagatctgaaacgaacccgaacggatacctgaacgcccagccctagttataattcgaactaaaatttagaaatatatgaatggggctgaaatctttgaccctagaaacccaaaactcaaacagatccgaaacaaACCAGAATAGATACCTGAAcgtccagccctagtcactattatgtatcatgtatatgtcatcatataattaattgtattggtccatcatataaataatagaatagtCTTTCgacgtcaaaaaaaaattggtccatcatataaataatcatataagtaatagtattttatatgtatcatcttataaataatcatatatattatattcttaaagtttaatttgaaatataaaaaccataatttaagttggtatataaaattaatctttttgttgtattttcttatatataatgaaaacattttttaataatggttattggaaaatattttagtaaaataatttttgaatatatgaatagtttttagaaaaatttatataaatgaactttaaattattattttgatttgaaatatgtatctaaaatttaaattttattttatgattattttagtcaaaacaatgtttttaggtaattagattagtctattttgtatattttttaaaactgatataatggatttccaatttttattaataacataagccattattttttcttcttattttttcttcttgacatacttttatctatgtttcaaagttttaattttttttgcattagttttctatgagttattattaattttatgatattttttttgaaaattgaactcttgaaattttatatttgactaaactaaataaggtaataatactgttgttttacataatatactatttatatttcaatttgtgtttttattttcaccataaagaatgttaaataaaaacaattataaatatagtgacataattttaaataaaaaaaatatagaaagaaggttgtttaatttattataaaaacaatagctaaatgtttaaacaaaaagaagtattaattatgttattcatgtttccaattaattttcatttgttattaatttactgaaaatacaatggctaaatatgtaaataaaagaaagtacacatctctactatccatctCTACTATCCGTAttgccaaacatatctcatttattctactattcATATtaccaaacatatctcatttattctattatctttgtttccaaacatctccattttgtacttcaactttaataatatagattgtaGGGGAACAACACAGCTGTCACTCAAATTCTTTTCAATTTCGCGAAAAAGCTTACCCTCGCTCTCACTTGCTTCCCTTCGAATCTTCTTCGGTGACAATCCGGAGAATCGCAGGCGGCGAGAGTTACGAGCGAAGCGAGACGAAGAATGGACGAAGGATTAACGTTCCCGATGCGGCGAGAATCGGATTCCGCTTCCCGACTGAGACAGATTATCTCCGATATGCTTCCTCTCTTCTCTGAACAGCACTCCGACGACGACGACATCCTTGCTGTTCGTCATCTTCCTCTCCCTTTTATCTTCGTTTAGCTCCCTAGACGATTTCCTAGGGTTTTGAATTTTCGAATTCTTGTGCTCTTGTACGTACGTACTCTTGGATGATATAGATTAGCGTAGCATATAGGCGGACTCGTATAACTTCCGAAACGAGTTTTTAGGATCTATGCGTATGCGTAACTGCTTTGTTTGGGACTCGTTTCGTGACTcgtcttgttgttgttgtgcaTCTGATCAGTTGGGAGCAGAGTTGCAAGGTCCTTTGAAGCTTGattttgtgttgagattttgggatttttttttatgatgaaTCAGCTTGTTTCAGGAGTATGCTACGGTGATTGTTTGTAACGGGAAGAGTCAGAGGCAGGCACGAGACTATTTGGAGGTGTTTCTTGGGGAGCAATCTGGAGAATTTGTTTCATGGTTTGCTTTCTGGGTCCCAGCTTCATGTACTCAGTGAATACATAAGGGTTCGATTTCAATGTTTGTGTTTTTCTCCTTTGCAGCTTATGGGAGCTTCTTTTGAAGGACACTACTCAAGGTAAACGAGAAACTTCTGGTTCTGAACCTAGGACTGGTGTTGAATTTGGTTCTCATGGTGCTCTAATCGAACAAGGTTCAATCTCCCCAAGTCTTGATGACTATGTTCACAAAGCTGCTACTCCTCCTACTTATCGGATGAACGTAAGACAAAAACATTTTCTCATATGTGTGAATGCTGAACCTGTTTTCTTGGGTATAAGTCTCATTGTGGATGTCTTTGCAGGAAAAGCTGATATCATCTACTGCTCGAGAAGACGTTGAGGCTGCTCATGTGTCACCAAAAGCTAAAAGCATGAAGATGTTACGTCAAGAGCTCATTAATAGCCCTTGCAAAAGGACACAACCTAAACAGAGAGAGGGTTGGAACTCGTCTAATGCTAATTACTCTAGAAAAATACTGCGCTCCGTTATCATTTCAGCCACTAAGCAACCATGTCGTATGAATCCTGATAGATATGAAAAGGTTAATTTCTTATTCCTATCtgctttttttttccaaatatttatgCAGTGCCGATCTGTAGCTTAACCTCTGCACTTTTGCTCAACAGTCTGTGGATGAAAGGAGCGGAATGCAGAACCGCCTATACTTTCCAGAAAGAGAAATGAGGCAATCATATTTTCCATCTCTCCCTTCAGGTGCTATCTCGGTTCTTGACTTCTTATGATCTCTTAATAACATGACGAGTGATATACTCACACTCATAAAGACAACAACTCAGGAGGAGCTGTGTCTGCAAGATCTCATAATGCAGCTTCGAGCCAGGAAATGAACCTTCATGTTAGTGTTTGGGATCGGTTGGGGCGACCAGGCGACAAAGAATATCCTATATCGCCTAAGTTTAGGATTCAGACAGATGAAAGCAGAGCGCTTCAGCAGCCACCTGGACGCGCATTTCCTGCATCATATATTGAACAACATAGCGAGACGTTTCAGAGAGAAGTTCCTGCAGTCACTTACAGGCGCAGAGTCTTCCCACCCCTTGAAGCTAGGAAACCCAAGAGTGGAACGACTACATACACTGAACCTCATATCGCCCATAACCTCAGCAGAAAGAGGCGATATGGCATCATCAACCCCAATTC
It encodes:
- the LOC108850786 gene encoding F-box/kelch-repeat protein At2g22050-like, with the translated sequence MLDTMSIPAASSSEKTPQGDNYQPSSCFSSLPDDIVLNCLTRVPRCDDLNISCVSKTLRSLVRSPELCRLRSLLPKKSVYLFYYHRHQDTERCHYITLRRGDEKITTHDDDYQVEHRSCSLAAGLLTSPCFAKFSSYAVSVGSMIYFPDHGSPLPSKNFWVLDTRSVTLLRKGPCMKVARWARDEAMGVVDGKIYVIGGSGVESQVEVFDPETQTWEFAGEEKVRCGSRFSASMERKVYMVDSRHGRISAYTPREGISNEATERLSDNMNCMCVVENVLYACFKSSGLMWFDTKLKVWRRLVDSDGKVSFFSLKNAEKMAEYEGKLAVFWTRILTDVMKTEIRCKMIALDRVGDEIRGKIERFDIVATSPHVITLSHCLVLSD
- the LOC108854069 gene encoding uncharacterized protein LOC108854069 isoform X3; translated protein: MDEGLTFPMRRESDSASRLRQIISDMLPLFSEQHSDDDDILAEYATVIVCNGKSQRQARDYLEVFLGEQSGEFVSCLWELLLKDTTQGSISPSLDDYVHKAATPPTYRMNEKLISSTAREDVEAAHVSPKAKSMKMLRQELINSPCKRTQPKQREGWNSSNANYSRKILRSVIISATKQPCRMNPDRYEKSVDERSGMQNRLYFPEREMRQSYFPSLPSDNNSGGAVSARSHNAASSQEMNLHVSVWDRLGRPGDKEYPISPKFRIQTDESRALQQPPGRAFPASYIEQHSETFQREVPAVTYRRRVFPPLEARKPKSGTTTYTEPHIAHNLSRKRRYGIINPNSVDATVGDLSSVLQYKQAKQDVEKQSLLSYQSKRPDIFSEIVNMKQKLQQLEIQINKAKHLKKQKVEELRGSPQSGELQKQQDVTESSIIHVTNVHYAARKEAISMLFSKCGAVKNVTIVTDPVTQHPMGAAFVTFAAKESVNNAKALSGTIFYSRPIKVSESHMITSGVMSQTRAPQVITGS
- the LOC108854069 gene encoding uncharacterized protein LOC108854069 isoform X1, with protein sequence MDEGLTFPMRRESDSASRLRQIISDMLPLFSEQHSDDDDILAEYATVIVCNGKSQRQARDYLEVFLGEQSGEFVSCLWELLLKDTTQGKRETSGSEPRTGVEFGSHGALIEQGSISPSLDDYVHKAATPPTYRMNEKLISSTAREDVEAAHVSPKAKSMKMLRQELINSPCKRTQPKQREGWNSSNANYSRKILRSVIISATKQPCRMNPDRYEKSVDERSGMQNRLYFPEREMRQSYFPSLPSDNNSGGAVSARSHNAASSQEMNLHVSVWDRLGRPGDKEYPISPKFRIQTDESRALQQPPGRAFPASYIEQHSETFQREVPAVTYRRRVFPPLEARKPKSGTTTYTEPHIAHNLSRKRRYGIINPNSVDATVGDLSSVLQYKQAKQDVEKQSLLSYQSKRPDIFSEIVNMKQKLQQLEIQINKAKHLKKQKVEELRGSPQSGELQKQQDVTESSIIHVTNVHYAARKEAISMLFSKCGAVKNVTIVTDPVTQHPMGAAFVTFAAKESVNNAKALSGTIFYSRPIKVSESHMITSGVMSQTRAPQVITGS
- the LOC108854069 gene encoding uncharacterized protein LOC108854069 isoform X2; the encoded protein is MDEGLTFPMRRESDSASRLRQIISDMLPLFSEQHSDDDDILAEYATVIVCNGKSQRQARDYLEVFLGEQSGEFVSCLWELLLKDTTQGKRETSGSEPRTGVEFGSHGALIEQGSISPSLDDYVHKAATPPTYRMNEKLISSTAREDVEAAHVSPKAKSMKMLRQELINSPCKRTQPKQREGWNSSNANYSRKILRSVIISATKQPCRMNPDRYEKSVDERSGMQNRLYFPEREMRQSYFPSLPSGGAVSARSHNAASSQEMNLHVSVWDRLGRPGDKEYPISPKFRIQTDESRALQQPPGRAFPASYIEQHSETFQREVPAVTYRRRVFPPLEARKPKSGTTTYTEPHIAHNLSRKRRYGIINPNSVDATVGDLSSVLQYKQAKQDVEKQSLLSYQSKRPDIFSEIVNMKQKLQQLEIQINKAKHLKKQKVEELRGSPQSGELQKQQDVTESSIIHVTNVHYAARKEAISMLFSKCGAVKNVTIVTDPVTQHPMGAAFVTFAAKESVNNAKALSGTIFYSRPIKVSESHMITSGVMSQTRAPQVITGS